Proteins encoded within one genomic window of bacterium:
- the proC gene encoding pyrroline-5-carboxylate reductase: MNFKNTISFIGGGNMAEALAGGIVRAGIVPAGSIMISDPLVPRCEYLKNTYGFEVTSGNRQAAVAGGTIFLAVKPQVMQGILDEISGTLREGALVISIAAGITISFLEGNLPGARVIRSMPNTPALVGAGATVISPGSHVHADMTRWAVELFHAVGSCHVLPEELMDAVTGLSGSGPAYIFRMAEALTEAGVAAGIPVEQSGELVRQTILGAARMMVETGQTPTRLREMVTSPGGTTEAGLAELGKAGFVEAVVEAVLAAAKRAGELGQG; this comes from the coding sequence ACACCATATCTTTTATCGGCGGAGGCAACATGGCCGAGGCCCTTGCGGGGGGGATCGTAAGGGCAGGTATCGTCCCGGCAGGCTCCATCATGATCTCGGACCCCCTGGTCCCGCGGTGCGAATACCTGAAAAACACCTACGGCTTCGAGGTGACTTCCGGGAACAGGCAGGCGGCGGTGGCCGGCGGGACCATTTTCCTTGCCGTCAAACCCCAGGTCATGCAAGGGATCCTCGATGAGATCTCGGGCACACTGCGCGAAGGAGCGCTGGTGATCTCCATCGCGGCAGGTATCACGATCTCCTTCCTCGAAGGAAACCTTCCCGGGGCCCGGGTTATCCGCTCCATGCCCAACACCCCGGCCCTGGTGGGAGCCGGTGCGACGGTCATTTCACCCGGAAGCCATGTCCACGCCGACATGACCCGCTGGGCGGTGGAGCTTTTTCACGCGGTGGGAAGCTGCCACGTTTTGCCGGAAGAACTTATGGATGCCGTGACCGGCCTTTCCGGCAGCGGGCCGGCTTACATCTTCAGAATGGCCGAGGCTCTCACCGAAGCCGGCGTTGCCGCGGGAATCCCTGTCGAACAATCGGGAGAACTTGTCAGGCAGACCATCCTGGGCGCGGCCCGGATGATGGTGGAGACGGGCCAAACGCCCACCCGCCTCAGGGAAATGGTCACCTCCCCGGGAGGGACGACGGAAGCAGGGCTTGCGGAGTTGGGAAAAGCGGGGTTTGTCGAGGCTGTCGTTGAGGCAGTGCTGGCGGCGGCGAAGCGGGCCGGGGAGCTCGGGCAAGGATAG
- a CDS encoding YggS family pyridoxal phosphate-dependent enzyme, whose translation MSDIALSLRSIHDRVNKAAAAAGRSPTDILVLAVSKTMPVELVHEAVAAGQLHFGENRIQEAREKIPNAPEGLSWHLVGHLQSNKVKYCPDLFQWIHSIDSVQLAREVARRYSDRGKICKALVQVSVSGEEVKSGCDPIETAQILTVLMEEEGAEPAGLMTMPPWDPDPESARPFFRALRELRDDLVGQGFPAESLRELSMGMTGDFEVAIEEGATIVRIGTAIFGERG comes from the coding sequence ATGAGCGATATCGCATTAAGCCTCCGATCCATTCACGACCGGGTCAACAAGGCGGCAGCCGCTGCCGGAAGAAGCCCCACGGACATCCTGGTCCTTGCCGTCAGCAAGACCATGCCCGTGGAACTGGTGCACGAGGCGGTTGCGGCCGGGCAGCTGCATTTCGGGGAGAACCGGATCCAGGAAGCCAGGGAGAAGATCCCCAATGCACCGGAAGGGCTCTCATGGCACCTCGTCGGGCACCTTCAGAGCAACAAGGTAAAATATTGTCCCGATCTTTTCCAGTGGATCCACTCCATCGATTCGGTTCAACTGGCCCGGGAAGTCGCCCGGCGCTATAGTGACCGCGGGAAGATCTGCAAGGCTCTGGTCCAGGTCAGCGTTTCCGGCGAAGAGGTCAAGTCCGGGTGCGACCCCATCGAAACAGCTCAGATCCTCACGGTTCTCATGGAGGAAGAAGGAGCCGAGCCCGCAGGGCTCATGACGATGCCCCCGTGGGATCCGGACCCGGAAAGCGCCCGCCCCTTTTTCAGAGCCCTTCGTGAACTCAGAGACGACCTGGTGGGGCAGGGGTTCCCTGCCGAGTCCCTTCGTGAGCTTTCCATGGGGATGACCGGGGATTTCGAGGTCGCCATCGAGGAGGGCGCCACTATCGTGCGCATCGGCACCGCCATTTTCGGTGAGCGGGGCTGA